One region of Candidatus Methylomirabilis sp. genomic DNA includes:
- a CDS encoding cytidylate kinase family protein codes for MAIITISRQIGSGGDEIAARLAKERQFTLVDHILLAELLKAQGLAKPDVEALDEDECGGVRQNAEQDRVYVDLLPTLITDLAAEKDLVVLGRGGQCIFRGFPGALHARVVAGAKERVRRLMEERGIDEHAAIRLVEESDETRRRFIQYHYGKDIDDAAHYDLVINTDRLSVEAAMRLIQLAIEMVDLMGKGREIGRWLEAAHPLPFAHPSEEEFAKVLDFYQIRWEYEPRTFPLAWDEAGNATEAFSPDFYLVDFDLFIELTTLKQSLVTAKNRKIRRFRELYPEVTLKVFYGRDYRHLLAKYGLAKKISSK; via the coding sequence ATGGCTATCATCACTATCTCCAGACAGATCGGAAGCGGCGGCGATGAGATTGCCGCCAGGCTGGCCAAAGAGCGTCAGTTTACGCTCGTAGACCACATCCTGCTCGCCGAGTTGCTGAAAGCCCAAGGCCTCGCGAAGCCGGACGTCGAAGCGCTCGATGAGGACGAGTGTGGGGGAGTGCGACAGAACGCTGAGCAGGATCGGGTTTATGTGGATCTCCTACCCACGCTGATCACAGATCTTGCCGCAGAGAAGGACCTGGTGGTGCTGGGTCGTGGGGGTCAGTGTATCTTCCGGGGGTTCCCGGGCGCATTGCATGCACGAGTAGTGGCCGGCGCGAAAGAGCGGGTCAGACGCCTGATGGAAGAACGGGGCATAGACGAGCACGCTGCGATCCGTCTCGTCGAGGAAAGCGATGAGACCAGGCGGCGCTTCATTCAGTATCACTACGGGAAAGATATCGACGACGCCGCTCACTACGATCTGGTCATCAACACTGATCGCCTGAGCGTGGAAGCGGCGATGCGCCTCATTCAACTCGCGATAGAAATGGTAGATCTTATGGGGAAGGGGCGAGAGATTGGGCGCTGGCTTGAGGCGGCCCATCCGCTTCCTTTCGCTCATCCCAGCGAGGAAGAGTTTGCCAAGGTTCTGGATTTCTACCAGATACGATGGGAGTATGAACCCAGGACATTTCCACTCGCCTGGGATGAAGCGGGCAATGCGACCGAAGCCTTTTCACCGGACTTCTATTTGGTTGACTTCGACCTCTTTATTGAACTGACCACGCTCAAGCAGAGCCTGGTAACAGCGAAGAATCGAAAGATCAGACGGTTTCGAGAGTTGTACCCGGAGGTCACACTCAAGGTATTTTACGGGAGGGATTATCGACACTTACTCGCCAAGTATGGGCTTGCAAAAAAGATTAGCTCCAAGTGA